The following proteins come from a genomic window of Pseudomonas putida:
- a CDS encoding TerC family protein yields the protein MEWLADPTAWLGLLTLIVLELVLGIDNLVFIAILADKLPPHQRDRARVIGLSLALIMRLGLLASISWMVTLTAPLFEVFGKSFSGRDLIMLFGGVFLLFKATMELHERLEGHVTQASGAVRHAAFWPIVAQIVVLDAVFSLDAVITAVGMVEHLSVMMIAVIFSIGIMIVASKPLTRFVNAHPTVIMLCLGFLMMIGFSLTAEGLGFHIPKGYLYAAIGFSILIELFNQLARARRKQSLQQHRPLRERTAHAVLRLLGGRRVEADEVGEEIADLVAGGEEHVLFDRRERVMISGVLNLAERPIRTVMTARTEVDVLDLAQPAATITEALANSPYSRLPLIRDGRIDEPLGFVHKKELLKELLSGNQPDLERMARAPLNLLESFSILNALEQMRGQSTHIAFVVNEFGDFTGLLTMTDILESIAGELPDASEVEGPGIVEEADGFVVSGALNLSQVQARTGFSARATEDYQTLAGLVMSLLDRLPVVGDHLAWNGWSMTVVAVEERRVRQVRLKPNGDVGAAGA from the coding sequence ATGGAATGGCTAGCCGACCCCACGGCCTGGCTGGGCCTGTTGACGCTTATCGTCCTCGAGCTGGTGCTGGGTATCGACAACCTGGTGTTCATCGCCATCCTGGCCGACAAACTGCCGCCGCATCAGCGCGATCGGGCGCGGGTGATCGGTCTGAGCCTGGCGCTGATCATGCGCCTGGGCTTGCTGGCCAGTATCTCGTGGATGGTCACCCTGACCGCGCCGTTGTTCGAGGTGTTCGGCAAGAGCTTCTCCGGCCGTGACCTGATCATGCTGTTCGGCGGTGTGTTCCTGCTGTTCAAGGCCACCATGGAATTGCATGAACGCCTCGAAGGCCATGTCACGCAGGCCAGTGGCGCGGTGCGCCATGCCGCGTTCTGGCCCATCGTGGCGCAGATCGTGGTGCTCGACGCAGTATTCTCGCTGGATGCGGTGATTACTGCAGTAGGTATGGTCGAACACCTGTCGGTGATGATGATCGCGGTGATCTTCTCGATCGGCATCATGATCGTCGCCAGCAAGCCGCTGACCCGCTTCGTCAATGCTCACCCAACGGTCATCATGCTGTGCCTGGGCTTTTTGATGATGATCGGCTTCAGCCTGACGGCCGAAGGCCTGGGCTTCCATATCCCCAAAGGGTATCTGTATGCGGCCATTGGTTTCTCGATCCTTATCGAGCTCTTCAACCAGCTTGCCCGTGCCCGCCGCAAGCAGAGCCTGCAGCAGCACCGGCCATTGCGTGAGCGTACCGCGCACGCCGTGCTGCGCCTGCTGGGCGGGCGCAGGGTGGAGGCTGACGAGGTTGGCGAGGAGATCGCTGACCTGGTTGCCGGCGGTGAGGAACATGTGCTGTTCGACCGCCGCGAACGGGTGATGATCAGCGGGGTGCTGAACCTGGCCGAGCGGCCAATCCGGACGGTAATGACTGCCCGTACCGAAGTCGACGTCCTCGACCTGGCGCAGCCTGCTGCAACCATTACCGAGGCGTTGGCCAACTCACCTTATTCGCGCCTGCCGCTGATTCGTGACGGCCGCATCGACGAGCCGCTGGGCTTTGTGCACAAGAAGGAGCTGCTCAAGGAGCTGCTCTCCGGCAACCAGCCGGACCTTGAGCGCATGGCCCGGGCACCGTTGAACCTGCTGGAAAGCTTCAGCATCCTCAACGCCCTGGAGCAGATGCGCGGCCAGTCGACGCACATCGCCTTCGTGGTGAACGAGTTCGGTGACTTTACCGGCTTGCTGACCATGACCGACATCCTCGAGTCGATCGCCGGTGAGCTGCCTGATGCCAGTGAGGTGGAAGGCCCGGGTATCGTTGAGGAAGCTGATGGCTTTGTCGTCAGCGGCGCGCTGAACCTCAGCCAGGTGCAGGCGCGTACCGGCTTCAGCGCGCGTGCCACCGAAGATTACCAGACCCTTGCCGGCCTGGTGATGAGCCTGCTCGACCGCCTGCCGGTGGTCGGTGACCACCTGGCCTGGAACGGCTGGAGCATGACCGTGGTGGCGGTGGAGGAGCGGCGGGTGCGCCAGGTGCGCCTCAAACCGAACGGCGACGTTGGCGCAGCAGGTGCCTGA
- the rarD gene encoding EamA family transporter RarD has protein sequence MSKGILCSVMASCLFAVMYFYTSLLTPLDGEEIFGWRTLLTLPCLTLFMLASKDWKRVGDLLARVRQTPVLLLGMVGTSWLMGVQLWLFLWAPLHGRSLEVSMGYFLLPLAMVLTGRLVYGERLSRLQKVAVACAALGVAHELYQHGSFAWETMLVMIGYPIYFVLRRRCRTDHLGGLWCDMCLLLPWALYFVIQGPLSSADLLAHPGLYGLIPLLGAISASALIAYVLASRLLPFSLFGLLSYVEPVLLVGVALLLGETIGPDQWLTYLPIWAAVLVLVLEGFRHLLRQRRRSV, from the coding sequence GTGTCAAAAGGCATTCTCTGTTCGGTCATGGCCTCCTGCCTGTTCGCCGTGATGTACTTCTATACCTCCCTGCTCACTCCACTCGATGGCGAAGAGATCTTTGGCTGGCGCACACTGCTCACACTACCCTGCCTGACGCTGTTCATGCTGGCCAGCAAAGACTGGAAGCGGGTCGGCGACCTGCTGGCGCGGGTGCGTCAGACGCCTGTGCTGCTGCTGGGCATGGTCGGCACCTCATGGCTGATGGGCGTGCAACTGTGGCTGTTCCTCTGGGCCCCCCTGCACGGGCGCAGCCTTGAGGTATCGATGGGCTACTTCCTGCTGCCGCTGGCGATGGTGCTGACGGGCCGCCTGGTTTACGGCGAACGCCTGTCACGCCTGCAAAAAGTGGCAGTGGCCTGCGCTGCGCTGGGCGTGGCGCACGAGCTTTACCAGCACGGCAGCTTTGCCTGGGAAACCATGCTGGTGATGATTGGCTACCCTATCTACTTCGTACTGCGCCGACGCTGCCGCACCGACCACCTGGGCGGTTTGTGGTGCGACATGTGCCTGTTGCTGCCCTGGGCCCTGTACTTCGTCATCCAAGGGCCGCTGTCGAGCGCAGACCTGCTTGCGCATCCCGGCCTGTACGGCCTGATTCCACTGCTCGGCGCGATCAGTGCCTCAGCCCTGATCGCCTACGTGCTGGCAAGCCGACTGCTGCCGTTCAGCCTGTTCGGCCTGCTCAGTTATGTCGAACCGGTGCTACTGGTGGGCGTGGCGCTGCTGCTGGGCGAAACCATCGGCCCGGATCAGTGGCTGACTTACCTGCCGATCTGGGCCGCGGTGCTGGTGCTGGTGCTTGAGGGTTTCAGGCACCTGCTGCGCCAACGTCGCCGTTCGGTTTGA
- a CDS encoding EAL domain-containing protein gives MPLRSKSPARWSWRTLLPWGVGILPLAFGLIVMNWQIERELRASSQATARQVVEQVERILDSISGAAQTLLPLAGSPCGQVELALRGQVTRNAYVRSTNLFRQDTLYCTSLFGEFDEPVDARDYTDGTLWLMDGNSVTPGHPLLVYRASDGDRGAITTVDGDHLLTALRLMGPDEALQLRVGTAWMGKDGVVHQGQPPTAPIGDVTLGSTHYPFSVHGGYAADKRGEVLRSRYPALLSLLLLLGVAAGCTCRWQIRRANSPRAELRRALEADEFLPYFQPVVRKGDYRWAGAEVLMRWNHPHEGLVRPDLFIPYAEHSGQIVDMTRALMQHTAQSLAPYAALLEDGFHIGINITADHCHDLALIDDCRTFLEHFPPGRVVLTLELTERKLIEATGVTLELFDKLHEMGVMIALDDFGTGQSSLNYLRQFKIDYLKIDQSFVAMIGGDALSQHILDSIIELSAKLGLGIVAEGVETEVQREYLARYDVDFQQGYLFARPMPAAQFLQALATRPGVTRLPHDAAPEIMRG, from the coding sequence ATGCCCCTGCGCAGTAAAAGTCCCGCCCGCTGGAGCTGGCGCACCCTCCTCCCTTGGGGCGTTGGCATCTTGCCCCTGGCGTTCGGCCTGATCGTGATGAACTGGCAAATCGAGCGCGAACTGCGCGCCAGCAGCCAGGCTACCGCGCGACAAGTGGTCGAGCAGGTCGAGCGCATACTGGACAGCATCTCCGGTGCCGCCCAGACCCTGCTGCCGCTAGCTGGCAGCCCATGCGGGCAAGTCGAACTGGCCTTGCGTGGACAGGTGACGCGCAACGCCTATGTACGCTCGACCAACCTGTTCCGGCAGGACACACTGTATTGCACCTCTCTGTTCGGCGAGTTCGACGAGCCGGTAGATGCCCGCGACTACACCGATGGCACGCTGTGGCTGATGGACGGCAACTCGGTCACACCCGGGCACCCACTGCTGGTGTATCGGGCCAGTGACGGCGACAGAGGCGCGATCACCACAGTAGATGGCGACCATTTACTGACTGCATTACGCCTTATGGGCCCCGATGAGGCGCTGCAATTGCGCGTCGGTACGGCGTGGATGGGCAAGGACGGCGTGGTGCATCAAGGCCAGCCGCCCACCGCCCCCATTGGCGACGTGACACTCGGATCGACGCACTACCCCTTCAGCGTTCACGGTGGTTATGCCGCCGACAAGCGGGGCGAAGTGCTGCGCAGCCGCTACCCGGCATTGCTCAGCTTGCTGCTGTTGCTCGGTGTTGCAGCCGGTTGCACTTGTCGCTGGCAAATCCGCCGCGCCAACTCTCCACGCGCCGAACTGCGCCGTGCGCTGGAAGCTGACGAGTTCCTGCCGTACTTCCAGCCGGTGGTGCGCAAAGGCGATTATCGCTGGGCTGGCGCCGAAGTGCTGATGCGCTGGAACCACCCGCACGAGGGCCTGGTGCGCCCCGATCTGTTCATTCCCTATGCCGAACACAGCGGCCAGATCGTCGACATGACCCGTGCGTTGATGCAGCACACTGCGCAAAGCCTGGCGCCGTACGCTGCATTGCTGGAAGACGGCTTCCACATTGGCATCAACATTACGGCCGACCACTGCCATGACCTGGCCCTGATCGACGACTGCCGCACGTTCCTCGAGCACTTCCCCCCCGGGCGGGTGGTGCTGACGCTGGAGCTGACTGAGCGCAAACTGATCGAGGCCACCGGGGTAACGCTGGAATTGTTCGACAAACTCCACGAAATGGGTGTGATGATCGCACTGGACGATTTCGGCACCGGCCAGTCCAGCCTCAACTATCTGCGTCAGTTCAAAATCGACTACCTGAAAATCGATCAGAGCTTTGTGGCAATGATCGGAGGCGATGCGCTGTCGCAGCACATCCTTGACAGCATCATCGAGCTGTCGGCAAAGCTGGGCCTGGGCATCGTCGCCGAAGGCGTGGAAACCGAAGTGCAGCGCGAGTATCTGGCCCGGTATGACGTGGACTTTCAGCAGGGCTATCTGTTCGCCAGACCAATGCCGGCAGCGCAATTTCTCCAGGCGCTGGCCACGCGACCGGGCGTTACGCGGTTGCCGCATGACGCGGCCCCTGAGATCATGCGCGGCTGA
- the hppD gene encoding 4-hydroxyphenylpyruvate dioxygenase yields the protein MADIFDNPMGLMGFEFIELASPTPGVLEPVFQMLGFTKVATHRSKDVHLYRQGGINLILNNEPKSIASYFAAEHGPSVCGMAFRVRNAHEAYARALELGAQPVEIETGPMELRLPAIKGIGGAPLYLIDRFEEGSSIYDIDFNFIEGVDRNPPGAGLKIIDHLTHNVYRGRMAYWAGFYEKLFNFREIRYFDIKGEYTGLTSKAMTAPDGMIRIPLNEESSKGAGQIEEFLMQFNGEGIQHVAFLTDDLLKTWDALKGYGMRFMTAPPQTYYEMLEERLPGHGEPVDQLQARGILLDGASEAGDKRLLLQIFSETLLGPVFFEFIQRKGDDGFGEGNFKALFESIERDQVRRGVLDVQ from the coding sequence ATGGCTGATATCTTTGACAATCCAATGGGCCTGATGGGCTTTGAATTCATTGAACTGGCTTCGCCAACCCCTGGTGTTCTGGAGCCCGTCTTCCAGATGCTCGGTTTCACCAAGGTAGCCACACACCGCTCCAAGGACGTGCACCTTTATCGGCAAGGTGGCATCAACCTGATTCTCAACAACGAGCCGAAAAGCATCGCCTCCTACTTTGCAGCAGAGCATGGGCCGTCGGTGTGTGGTATGGCGTTCCGGGTACGCAACGCTCATGAAGCCTATGCCCGTGCGCTGGAGTTGGGCGCCCAGCCGGTCGAGATCGAAACCGGCCCGATGGAACTGCGCCTGCCGGCGATCAAGGGCATCGGCGGCGCTCCGCTTTACCTGATCGACCGCTTCGAAGAAGGCAGCTCGATCTACGACATCGACTTCAACTTCATCGAGGGCGTCGACCGCAACCCGCCGGGCGCAGGCCTGAAGATCATCGATCACCTGACCCATAACGTGTATCGCGGCCGTATGGCTTACTGGGCCGGCTTCTACGAGAAACTCTTCAACTTCCGCGAAATTCGTTACTTCGACATCAAGGGCGAGTACACCGGCCTGACCTCCAAGGCCATGACCGCGCCGGATGGCATGATCCGCATTCCACTCAATGAAGAGTCGTCCAAAGGGGCGGGGCAGATTGAAGAATTCTTGATGCAGTTCAACGGTGAGGGCATCCAGCATGTGGCCTTCCTCACCGATGACCTGCTCAAGACCTGGGATGCGCTCAAGGGCTACGGCATGCGCTTCATGACTGCGCCGCCGCAGACCTATTACGAAATGCTCGAAGAGCGCCTGCCAGGGCACGGTGAACCTGTCGACCAGCTGCAGGCTCGCGGCATTCTGCTTGACGGCGCCTCCGAAGCAGGCGACAAGCGCCTGCTGCTGCAGATCTTCTCGGAAACCCTGCTCGGGCCGGTTTTCTTCGAGTTCATCCAGCGCAAAGGTGATGACGGCTTTGGCGAAGGCAACTTCAAGGCACTGTTCGAGTCGATCGAGCGCGACCAGGTTCGCCGAGGTGTGCTCGACGTTCAATAA
- a CDS encoding CSS-motif domain-containing protein, producing MSKFRVLGRSMMALLLTLAISSIPVASGLMVMIYQHDNKLKETARVSLKEAIFSIDMSLNRLHDAAVVAMPLAGSACETAKAPLLKQVQDVRYLRALALTVDARVYCDTQVPPRTKSRFTTTSESPVQLIFDSPTAPNAVLVAYQLRRENLSVIASTYGMELRNELRAFQTGLVLLLEFGDFYIWADGDSRDPARPSQSEFFMTGKSDKYGYTVKVGYPDGFAANERRHMLMQILPSLALIGIITGSIFYWGLFRQWGKPGCAAAQNS from the coding sequence ATGTCAAAATTCAGGGTTCTCGGTCGCAGCATGATGGCGCTGTTGTTGACGCTGGCGATCAGTTCGATACCTGTTGCCTCAGGCTTGATGGTGATGATCTATCAGCACGATAACAAGCTCAAGGAGACGGCTCGCGTATCGTTGAAAGAAGCCATCTTTTCCATTGATATGTCCCTCAACCGCTTGCACGACGCGGCCGTGGTGGCAATGCCGCTGGCTGGCAGCGCTTGCGAGACAGCCAAGGCGCCCCTGTTGAAACAAGTTCAAGACGTCCGCTACCTGCGAGCGTTGGCCTTGACTGTCGATGCGCGTGTCTACTGTGACACCCAGGTTCCTCCCCGTACGAAAAGCAGATTTACGACTACCTCGGAGTCTCCGGTACAACTGATCTTCGATTCTCCTACAGCGCCCAATGCAGTGCTTGTCGCCTACCAACTTCGTCGCGAAAACCTGAGTGTGATCGCGTCAACCTACGGCATGGAACTTCGCAACGAACTGCGTGCATTTCAAACCGGGCTGGTATTGCTGCTGGAGTTCGGAGATTTTTACATCTGGGCCGATGGCGACAGCCGAGACCCTGCCCGCCCCTCTCAATCCGAGTTCTTCATGACCGGAAAATCGGACAAGTACGGCTACACCGTGAAGGTCGGCTATCCCGACGGCTTTGCCGCTAATGAAAGGCGCCACATGCTGATGCAGATCCTGCCATCGCTTGCGTTGATTGGCATCATCACGGGTTCGATCTTCTACTGGGGGCTGTTCAGGCAATGGGGTAAACCTGGCTGTGCCGCCGCCCAGAATTCGTGA
- a CDS encoding type 1 glutamine amidotransferase domain-containing protein, producing MSKKILVVLTNTAKYPTLNRATGLWLGEAVHFVETVQQAGYTVDYVSPGGGYVPIDPHSLQMAPEMDWNYYNDKGFMNRLGASLSPGQVTADEYCAIYYTGGHGVMWDFPDNPQLQELARRIYEKNGVVAAVCHGVAGLLNIKLSDNKLLLKDRQVTGFSNTEEKLAELEEVVPFLTENELGARGGSYSKHDDPWKPFVVCDGRLITGQNPASTRLLAEKVVQTLNP from the coding sequence ATGAGCAAGAAAATTCTGGTGGTACTGACCAATACCGCCAAATATCCGACCCTGAATCGCGCAACCGGTTTATGGCTGGGTGAAGCTGTGCATTTTGTAGAGACGGTTCAGCAAGCTGGTTATACAGTAGACTACGTCAGCCCCGGAGGCGGCTACGTGCCAATCGATCCGCACAGCTTGCAGATGGCGCCCGAGATGGATTGGAACTACTACAACGACAAGGGTTTCATGAACCGCCTGGGCGCCTCGCTAAGCCCCGGCCAGGTCACGGCAGACGAATACTGTGCCATCTATTACACCGGTGGCCATGGCGTGATGTGGGACTTCCCTGACAACCCGCAATTGCAGGAGCTGGCGCGCAGGATATACGAGAAGAACGGCGTGGTGGCGGCTGTCTGCCACGGCGTCGCAGGGCTGCTTAACATCAAACTCAGTGATAACAAGCTGCTGCTCAAGGATCGCCAGGTCACCGGTTTTTCAAATACCGAAGAAAAGCTTGCCGAACTTGAGGAGGTGGTGCCTTTTCTCACCGAGAACGAACTGGGCGCGCGAGGGGGCAGTTACAGCAAGCATGATGATCCCTGGAAGCCCTTTGTTGTCTGTGATGGCCGCCTGATCACAGGACAAAACCCCGCCTCTACGCGTTTACTGGCAGAAAAAGTAGTTCAGACGCTCAACCCGTAA
- a CDS encoding hybrid sensor histidine kinase/response regulator: protein MRERIVQFDWRDTDLGPLPHWDATLRIAIDMMLMSSFPSAVVWGPNMNVVHNDSYVALIGGLDQALGMRFDSLWNSVWDDIGPWVFKALEGGTSFVEDQPHQIKCAKTGALRLYVFSYAPIRDEQHEVVGMLHTVIQSSDSVAAHDRWREQAQAFERQMARYMADRDYMWRLSRDAMLTVSLDLKMIAANPAWHRALGWSELQVQGTSILDLVHPADRDEVEAAAIDFVNDRGPSELETRVRHVDGHYRWFHWSGSFDGSVLTAVGRDITDDREEAMRQSQVLLRNTQRLEAVGQVAGGLAHEMNNLLSGIGGSLELLQRRMSQGRMELIDSYVEMARDSVQRAMSLTHRLLAFSRHQPLAAAPLNINCQLTAMEPMLRHVLGAEVCLSWELDVEPWTVCLDVCQLENSLINLCANAREACLGRGNVAIRTINTRLASAFPEEGGLPPGDYLGLQVMDDGHGMPAEDVARAFEPFFTSKPIGRGSGMGLAMVHGFVGQSGGYVWIESSPDQGTKVCMLFPRCLEEIPQAPAVPVPQTSLANGQRVLLIDDEHSLRTVMGEYLRERGFTVTDVRDANTALECFRQDGPFDLVITDIGLPGGLSGRQMARAMRTIKPDQKILYITGYVDQPLEPHILEMPGTALLIKPFELSTLADQALLLLDE from the coding sequence ATGAGGGAAAGGATTGTGCAGTTCGACTGGCGGGATACGGACCTTGGGCCTTTGCCGCACTGGGATGCCACGTTGCGCATTGCGATCGACATGATGCTGATGTCGTCGTTCCCCAGTGCAGTGGTCTGGGGGCCGAACATGAACGTTGTCCATAACGATTCCTATGTGGCGCTGATCGGTGGCCTGGACCAAGCGCTGGGCATGCGCTTCGATTCGTTGTGGAACAGCGTCTGGGACGATATCGGCCCATGGGTGTTCAAGGCACTGGAAGGTGGTACCAGTTTTGTCGAAGATCAGCCTCATCAGATCAAGTGCGCAAAGACTGGTGCCCTGCGCTTGTACGTATTCAGTTATGCGCCGATTCGTGACGAGCAACATGAAGTTGTGGGTATGCTGCATACCGTGATCCAGAGCTCTGACAGTGTTGCAGCGCATGACAGGTGGCGCGAGCAGGCGCAGGCATTCGAGCGTCAGATGGCGCGATACATGGCAGACCGCGATTACATGTGGCGCCTATCACGTGATGCCATGCTCACCGTGAGCCTGGACCTCAAAATGATCGCGGCCAACCCGGCCTGGCATCGCGCCCTGGGCTGGAGCGAGCTTCAGGTGCAGGGTACGTCGATCCTGGATCTGGTTCATCCGGCCGACAGGGATGAAGTTGAAGCGGCTGCAATCGATTTCGTCAACGACAGAGGGCCTTCAGAGCTCGAAACACGTGTGCGCCATGTCGACGGGCATTACCGCTGGTTCCACTGGAGTGGCAGCTTCGACGGTTCTGTACTGACGGCCGTTGGGCGGGACATTACCGACGACCGTGAAGAGGCCATGCGCCAGTCCCAGGTACTGTTGCGCAACACTCAAAGGCTGGAGGCAGTCGGTCAAGTGGCTGGCGGCTTGGCCCATGAGATGAACAACCTGTTGTCGGGTATTGGCGGCAGCCTGGAATTGTTGCAGCGACGTATGAGCCAAGGCCGGATGGAGCTTATCGACAGCTACGTGGAGATGGCGCGCGATTCGGTGCAGCGCGCCATGAGCCTTACCCACCGGCTGCTGGCGTTCTCCCGCCATCAGCCCCTTGCTGCTGCACCTTTGAATATCAACTGCCAGCTGACCGCCATGGAGCCGATGTTGCGCCATGTGCTCGGGGCTGAAGTGTGTTTGTCCTGGGAGTTGGATGTCGAGCCATGGACCGTGTGCCTGGATGTCTGCCAACTGGAAAACAGCCTGATCAACCTGTGCGCCAATGCACGTGAAGCTTGCCTGGGCCGGGGCAATGTTGCGATTCGCACGATCAACACCCGGTTGGCCTCGGCGTTTCCTGAAGAAGGTGGCCTGCCGCCGGGTGACTATCTGGGTTTGCAGGTCATGGACGATGGCCATGGCATGCCGGCAGAGGATGTGGCCAGGGCCTTCGAGCCGTTTTTCACCAGCAAACCCATTGGGCGTGGCTCAGGGATGGGGCTGGCGATGGTGCATGGCTTCGTCGGGCAATCAGGCGGTTACGTGTGGATCGAATCGTCACCTGACCAAGGTACGAAGGTATGCATGCTATTCCCGCGATGCCTGGAAGAGATACCGCAAGCGCCTGCCGTACCGGTGCCACAGACGTCACTGGCAAACGGGCAGCGCGTGTTGTTGATAGACGACGAGCACAGCCTGCGCACGGTCATGGGCGAGTATCTGCGCGAGCGGGGTTTTACGGTCACTGATGTGAGAGACGCCAATACTGCGCTGGAGTGTTTCCGTCAAGATGGCCCGTTTGATCTGGTCATCACCGACATCGGGCTGCCTGGGGGCTTGAGTGGTCGTCAGATGGCCAGAGCCATGCGCACCATCAAACCTGACCAGAAGATACTGTATATCACCGGTTATGTGGATCAACCGCTGGAGCCGCACATACTGGAAATGCCAGGCACGGCGCTGTTGATCAAACCCTTTGAATTGTCGACATTGGCCGACCAGGCACTGCTGTTGCTGGACGAATGA
- a CDS encoding response regulator, whose translation MARSLSLDERALILAPRQLATHASTFLTSAGIDCLCSRDMAHLQDGLGSGAGLVVIDEHMLNSSQSGLLQDFIDQQPPWSDLPIVLLTQTPQPSASPCTPADHPLGNLTLLAIPFENEQLLELIKVALRHRRRQYLARDQLLDLQQRLEAHSEAQQSTEQARHQTRKMDAIGQLAGGVAHDFNNLLTSIGGSFELIDRRLKQGSTKGVESLLHRGQEAVSRAARLTHRLLAFSSRQSLQSRRIDLQAMLQPKRLEAALQHGVILQLTVPQNTWPVAGDDTQLQEAVDNLLLNACEAMPNGGKVRVEASNRKVTARQFADGSLAVGDYTCLSVTDEGQGMSQSTLEHAFEPFFSTKPVGQGIGLGLSMVYGFSKQSQGHVVLHSQIGQGTRVDLYLPRHLEQEQAQAPAAPPLSRRSGRTILVVEDDPDVRQLLCQTLKEQGFPYRSACNASEALQILRSSEAIDLLVSDVGLPGMNGRQLAEIARTLHPHLPILFITGYTETAMAREGFLGAGMQLMCKPFELAQFHARVMQILGEA comes from the coding sequence TTGGCCAGGTCGCTGTCACTCGACGAACGTGCCTTGATTCTGGCACCCAGGCAACTTGCCACGCACGCCTCGACGTTTCTGACGAGCGCTGGCATCGATTGCCTGTGTTCGCGTGACATGGCCCACCTGCAGGACGGACTTGGCAGTGGCGCAGGCTTGGTGGTCATCGACGAACACATGCTCAACAGCAGCCAAAGCGGACTGTTGCAGGATTTCATCGACCAACAACCGCCCTGGTCGGACTTGCCCATCGTACTGCTCACGCAAACCCCGCAACCGTCAGCCAGCCCCTGCACGCCCGCCGACCATCCACTGGGCAACCTGACGCTGCTGGCCATTCCGTTCGAAAATGAGCAGCTACTGGAGCTGATCAAGGTGGCACTTCGTCACCGTCGCCGCCAGTACCTGGCGCGCGACCAGTTACTTGACCTGCAGCAACGCCTGGAGGCTCACAGCGAGGCACAGCAAAGCACGGAGCAAGCGCGGCACCAGACCCGCAAGATGGACGCCATCGGGCAATTGGCCGGCGGTGTGGCACACGACTTCAACAACTTGCTGACCAGCATCGGGGGCAGTTTCGAACTGATCGACAGACGGTTGAAACAGGGCAGCACCAAGGGGGTGGAAAGCTTGCTGCACAGGGGGCAGGAGGCCGTTTCGCGTGCAGCGCGCCTTACCCATCGGTTATTGGCGTTCTCATCCAGACAGTCGCTGCAGAGCCGTCGCATCGACCTGCAGGCAATGCTACAGCCAAAACGGCTGGAGGCCGCACTGCAACACGGCGTGATACTGCAACTGACAGTGCCCCAAAACACCTGGCCAGTGGCCGGCGACGACACACAATTGCAAGAAGCCGTGGACAACCTGCTGCTCAATGCCTGCGAAGCCATGCCCAACGGCGGGAAGGTGCGTGTCGAAGCCAGCAATCGAAAGGTAACGGCGAGGCAGTTTGCCGATGGCAGCCTGGCGGTGGGCGACTATACGTGCCTGAGCGTCACTGACGAAGGCCAAGGCATGTCACAGAGCACACTCGAACATGCCTTCGAGCCATTCTTCAGCACCAAACCGGTGGGCCAAGGTATCGGTCTGGGCCTTTCGATGGTCTACGGCTTCAGCAAACAGTCCCAAGGGCATGTGGTACTGCATAGCCAGATAGGCCAAGGCACCCGCGTGGACCTTTACCTGCCGCGACACCTGGAGCAAGAACAAGCGCAGGCTCCCGCAGCGCCACCACTTTCACGGCGTAGCGGCCGCACGATCCTGGTGGTCGAAGATGACCCGGATGTGCGCCAGCTTTTGTGCCAGACCCTTAAGGAGCAGGGTTTCCCGTACCGCAGTGCGTGCAATGCCAGTGAGGCCCTGCAAATATTGCGATCCTCTGAGGCAATCGACCTGCTGGTCAGTGACGTAGGCCTTCCGGGCATGAACGGGCGGCAATTGGCAGAAATCGCCCGTACCTTGCACCCGCATCTGCCCATATTGTTCATCACCGGCTACACCGAAACGGCAATGGCACGGGAGGGTTTTCTCGGGGCAGGCATGCAATTGATGTGCAAACCATTCGAACTGGCGCAATTTCATGCCCGAGTGATGCAGATTCTAGGTGAGGCCTGA